A window of Clostridium sp. 'White wine YQ' contains these coding sequences:
- a CDS encoding isocitrate lyase/PEP mutase family protein: MDRDRVLKELLNSGNTIIMPDAYDGISAKIIEYAGFPAVQCSGYSFSIAKGYMSEEDIDLKRNLKITKEIVDAVNIPVIADAEDGYGDGEYFSNVIEEFIGVGVSGINIEDLNHQMLGDTLKIYNESVMLEKIDTVKKIKKELSKNDFILNARTDALKAYDNREKAIKVAIERANKYIKAGADICFVAYVKTLDEIKLLAKEIDGPISIAAGLPYNIQEFSINDCIDLGISRVSLPTFMILNSIEYMSKKLIHVKKTGSFLETVNDNTLLSNLNTLDDIIGIKKY, encoded by the coding sequence ATGGATAGGGATAGAGTTTTAAAAGAACTATTAAATTCAGGAAATACAATTATAATGCCAGATGCCTATGATGGTATTTCAGCAAAAATAATTGAGTATGCGGGATTCCCAGCTGTTCAATGTTCTGGATATAGTTTTTCTATTGCAAAAGGTTATATGAGTGAAGAGGATATTGATTTAAAGAGGAATTTGAAAATTACAAAGGAAATTGTTGACGCAGTAAACATTCCAGTTATTGCAGATGCAGAAGATGGCTATGGTGATGGGGAATATTTTAGTAATGTAATAGAAGAATTTATAGGTGTTGGGGTATCAGGAATAAACATAGAAGATTTAAATCATCAAATGTTAGGAGACACTTTAAAAATATATAATGAAAGTGTAATGCTAGAGAAGATAGACACGGTTAAGAAGATAAAAAAAGAACTTAGCAAAAATGATTTTATATTAAATGCTAGAACTGATGCATTAAAGGCTTATGATAACAGAGAAAAAGCTATTAAAGTTGCAATAGAAAGGGCTAATAAATATATAAAAGCTGGTGCAGATATATGTTTTGTAGCATATGTAAAAACTCTTGATGAAATAAAGCTTCTTGCTAAAGAAATAGACGGGCCTATAAGCATAGCTGCAGGTCTCCCATATAACATACAAGAATTTTCAATAAATGATTGCATAGATTTAGGAATATCAAGAGTAAGTTTGCCGACATTTATGATTCTTAATTCAATAGAATATATGTCTAAAAAGCTTATTCACGTAAAAAAAACAGGGTCCTTTTTAGAGACAGTTAATGATAATACTTTATTATCAAATTTAAATACGTTAGACGACATCATAGGAATAAAAAAATATTAA
- a CDS encoding GNAT family N-acetyltransferase, protein MEIKIRSMVEQDWRCVATIYQQGMDTNISTFQTECPSYEEWDKGHVKSCRLVAVDGEQVIGWAALSAVSSRCVYAGVGELSIYVDNNYKGKGVGSKLLSSLIAESENHEFWTIQSGIMEENEASLNLHKKCGFREIGYREKVGKDRHGKWRNTILMEKRSSLDKYN, encoded by the coding sequence ATGGAAATAAAAATTAGAAGTATGGTAGAACAAGACTGGAGATGTGTAGCAACAATATATCAGCAAGGTATGGACACAAATATTTCAACCTTTCAAACTGAGTGTCCATCTTATGAAGAATGGGATAAAGGACATGTTAAGAGTTGTCGTTTGGTTGCAGTAGATGGAGAGCAAGTTATTGGTTGGGCTGCATTATCTGCAGTTTCAAGTAGATGTGTATATGCAGGGGTAGGAGAATTAAGTATATATGTAGATAATAATTACAAAGGAAAAGGAGTAGGTTCGAAATTACTTTCAAGCTTAATAGCTGAGTCAGAAAATCATGAATTCTGGACAATTCAATCAGGTATTATGGAGGAAAATGAGGCAAGCTTGAATTTACATAAGAAATGTGGATTTAGAGAGATTGGATATAGAGAAAAAGTAGGAAAAGATAGGCATGGAAAATGGAGAAACACAATTTTAATGGAAAAACG